The following coding sequences lie in one Kamptonema formosum PCC 6407 genomic window:
- a CDS encoding DUF6888 family protein, with protein MPTQQQLVTAAFLCQLLSNLYQPIQVFRYDRRFKTIYMQAGINDDIALVIDEDGSWEFVL; from the coding sequence TTGCCAACACAGCAACAGCTAGTAACAGCAGCATTCCTCTGTCAATTGCTTTCTAATTTATACCAGCCCATCCAAGTTTTCCGTTACGATCGGAGGTTTAAAACAATCTATATGCAGGCGGGAATTAATGATGATATTGCTCTTGTAATTGATGAAGATGGGAGTTGGGAGTTTGTTCTATGA
- a CDS encoding ParB N-terminal domain-containing protein yields the protein MVSTEIPFFIFESFFNGSIRVQLDWKRLRNEQVNVSLMVCNELENPSDWYLPWYFNDIDEEVSYLVANASPLTLADIPKAINRLNSKRRDQIQELLSGFINTTKQPVQIVIATYALPDGKHLIIDGNHRSSALIIAGVKARLMVFEVLGNLDKELLPDLCHWKD from the coding sequence ATGGTTTCGACTGAAATTCCTTTTTTTATCTTTGAATCATTTTTTAATGGATCGATCAGAGTTCAACTTGATTGGAAGAGATTAAGAAATGAGCAAGTTAATGTTAGCTTGATGGTCTGCAATGAACTAGAAAATCCTTCAGATTGGTATTTACCATGGTATTTCAATGATATAGATGAGGAAGTAAGTTACTTAGTGGCCAATGCAAGTCCACTGACATTAGCTGATATTCCCAAGGCTATAAATCGTCTCAATAGTAAGCGTAGAGACCAAATTCAAGAGCTATTAAGTGGATTTATAAATACAACTAAACAACCAGTTCAAATTGTGATTGCAACATACGCATTGCCAGATGGCAAACACTTGATAATAGATGGCAACCATCGTTCCTCTGCTCTTATTATTGCTGGAGTTAAAGCTAGATTAATGGTTTTTGAGGTGTTGGGAAATCTTGACAAAGAATTACTTCCAGATTTATGTCACTGGAAAGACTAG
- a CDS encoding DUF6887 family protein yields the protein MIPNLSIMTNAELKRYISEHRNDSQAFEAAMEVLMSRRNPANRHPYPFELANPEIEVEAIFKRKLNHVE from the coding sequence ATGATTCCAAATCTGTCAATAATGACAAATGCTGAGTTAAAACGATATATTTCTGAACATCGGAATGATAGTCAAGCCTTTGAAGCAGCAATGGAAGTCTTGATGAGTCGTCGGAATCCCGCCAATCGTCATCCCTATCCGTTTGAACTAGCAAATCCTGAGATTGAGGTTGAAGCTATTTTCAAAAGAAAGCTGAATCATGTTGAGTAA